The proteins below come from a single Triticum aestivum cultivar Chinese Spring chromosome 5D, IWGSC CS RefSeq v2.1, whole genome shotgun sequence genomic window:
- the LOC123121522 gene encoding serine/threonine-protein kinase RIPK: MAAKSWSPFSCCVGGGRVADDDDDCKRRIGRRGKGCARSSSRMSFKSLSSSGTLSPEDLSITLSGSNLHAFTYAELRAATGSFSRTHYLGCGGFGPVYKGAVDDKLRPGLAAQPVAVKYLDLDCGTQGHKEWLAEVFFLGQLRHKNLVKLIGYCYEDEHRMLVYEFMNAGSLETHLFKSTNGSLPWMTRMKIAVGAAKGLAFLHDADPPVIYRDFKASNILLDSDYNTKLSDFGLAKDGPQGDATHVTTRVMGTHGYAAPEYIMTGHLTAKSDVYSFGVVLLELLSGLRSVDRARRLREQNLVDWARPYLKRSDRLYKVMDPALECQYSCKGAEVAALVAYKCLSQNPKSRPTMREVVKALEPVLGMEDFFPVGPFVFTVIVEEDKVVDMKVEVEEKHQHPRQNHQDRHRQKYPDSAIHAGIVLRRGDGLITGFTGAQRRQQRSSSYNRERGA, encoded by the exons ATGGCCGCCAAATCTTGGAGCCCGTTCTCGTGCTGCGTCGGCGGTGGCAGAGtggcggacgacgacgacgactgcaAGCGGCGGATCGGGCGGCGGGGGAAAGGCTGCGCGAGGTCGTCGTCGAGGATGTCCTTCAAGAGCCTGAGCTCGTCGGGGACGCTGTCCCCGGAGGACCTGTCGATCACGCTGTCCGGGTCCAACCTGCACGCCTTCACCTACGCCGAGCTCCGCGCCGCGACCGGGAGCTTCTCGCGCACCCACTACCTCGGCTGCGGCGGCTTCGGCCCGGTCTACAAGGGCGCCGTCGACGACAAGCTCCGCCCCGGGCTGGCCGCGCAGCCCGTCGCCGTCAAGTACCTCGACCTGGACTGCGGCACGCAGGGCCACAAGGAGTGGCTG GCTGAGGTATTCTTTCTTGGGCAACTGAGGCACAAGAACCTGGTGAAATTGATCGGGTACTGCTACGAGGACGAGCACCGGATGCTCGTGTACGAGTTCATGAACGCCGGGAGCCTGGAGACGCACCTCTTCAAAA GTACCAATGGCTCTCTCCCGTGGATGACAAGGATGAAGATCGCTGTCGGCGCGGCCAAGGGCCTTGCCTTTCTCCACGATGCCGACCCGCCGGTGATCTACCGCGACTTCAAGGCCTCCAACATCTTGCTCGACTCG GATTACAACACCAAGTTGTCCGACTTCGGGCTGGCCAAGGATGGGCCTCAGGGCGATGCGACACATGTGACAACACGTGTCATGGGGACGCATGGTTATGCAGCGCCAGAGTACATCATGACAGGCCACTTGACCGCCAAGAGCGATGTATATAGCTTTGGTGTAGTGCTCCTGGAGCTCCTCTCTGGGCTGCGATCAGTAGACCGTGCACGGCGACTCAGGGAACAGAACCTGGTCGACTGGGCTAGACCATACCTCAAGCGCTCTGACAGGTTGTACAAAGTCATGGACCCAGCTCTCGAGTGCCAATACTCATGCAAAGGCGCCGAGGTGGCAGCACTGGTGGCATACAAGTGTCTCAGCCAGAACCCAAAGTCTAGGCCCACCATGAGGGAGGTGGTCAAGGCCCTCGAGCCCGTCCTCGGCATGGAAGACTTCTTCCCTGTGGGCCCATTTGTGTTCACAGTCATTGTGGAGGAGGACAAGGTAGTGGACATGAAGGTGGAGGTCGAGGAGAAGCACCAGCACCCACGCCAGAACCATCAAGACAGGCACCGGCAGAAGTACCCCGACTCAGCAATCCATGCCGGCATTGTGCTCCGCCGCGGCGATGGGCTCATTACCGGATTCACCGGTGCGCAGCGGCGGCAACAAAGGTCGTCGAGCTACAATCGGGAGAGGGGGGCATAG